CGATAAATCACATTCAATTCGTGTAAACTCTCTAACGCTGTCAATAATTCTGCAATATAGAACCGTGATCTGTCCATCGAGAACTTACCTTCACGTTGCAAGTGCCAGAACAATTCACCACCATTGATGAAAGACAATAccaaatataatttttcgGGAGACTGGAACGAAAACTTTAACGGCACAATAAACGGGTTATTGATTCTTGCCAAAACAGTTCTTTCAGCTAAGGTATGGGTGACTTCCAGTCTTGACACAATATGTTGCTTACGAATAATTTTCAAGGCATAAATCTGTTTGGTATCTTTTTTCACAACTTGCATCACTTTCCCAAATGACCCTCTACCAAGAagtttcaataaatcaaaatcctCAATAGAAAGACGTTTCTTGGTTAAAGGCTTGAACTCTATCGTGAGCATGATTTCACCCATATCATTAGAAACAAGATCCTGTAAACCAGCattgaaattggaaaacTTCAAGTATTCATGATTCATCAATCTGATTTGCTGAGTATGGCATTTAAGATTCAAAGGTAATTTAATGGTTCCAATCAACAAGTCTCCGATATTGTTTCCGCCATCACTGCCAGTTCCTTGACCCTGTTGGAAATTGGTGAACAAGTGTTTTTTACTGGTTTTCTCGTTCTCGGGTATTAACATATTTGGTAATCTAATGAACAAATTaagattcaaaaaattagaCCCCATTGTCAGGTGTCCATTTTCCTGTTGAGATTTTTTGGAGACATCAAACGAAACAACTTGATTCCAAGTAGATTGGTTAACCGTGCCTCGTTGTGGCTCGATCACCAAcacattattatcaaattcaatagTCAAATAAAGTAGCGACTTTACCATATTTTCGGCATTCGGGATAGTGATGATCGAAGGAAGAAAATTGGTTGCTATTGACCCTGGCAAGTAATCACCAATTTCggtgttttctttttccaacGCAGACAAATTTTTTAGCAATTTCTGGCCAACGCTTTCGTTATTGGCATTGATAGCTAATGCATGTAATATCTGtttggtgttgttgatcTTTATAGGAAGTTGAATGTTTTGAGACCCATAGATTTTAACTGTTAATAGCCCTGGTGAGGCCGCTTGGGTCAGCTGATCCGACCCAGTGGAAGCTTGTCCCAATAATGAAGTTGCttgtgatgatgatggtgaagCCCTATAGGAGGAGTTAGAGGTGGTGTCTGTAGCTGTTGTGGATAAAGGTGGTTCGCCACCGGCTTTATTATTGGAGCCCAAGCTTTTTTCTGGCGATCTATCCGCAGCAACCGTC
This genomic stretch from Candida albicans SC5314 chromosome 1, complete sequence harbors:
- a CDS encoding serine/threonine protein kinase (Putative serine/threonine protein kinase; possibly an essential gene, disruptants not obtained by UAU1 method) is translated as MFKFKNKLKFGTSSSEKQQTPTTTTDTSTPSPAPASPSTSTSTQHSSTSVKDSPTPRQSTDSRNTISVNNLADDVSKLTVAADRSPEKSLGSNNKAGGEPPLSTTATDTTSNSSYRASPSSSQATSLLGQASTGSDQSTQAASPGLLTVKIYGSQNIQLPIKINNTKQILHALAINANNESVGQKLLKNLSALEKENTEIGDYLPGSIATNFLPSIITIPNAENMVKSLLYLTIEFDNNVLVIEPQRGTVNQSTWNQVVSFDVSKKSQQENGHSTMGSNFLNLNLFIRLPNMLIPENEKTSKKHLFTNFQQGQGTGSDGGNNIGDLLIGTIKLPLNLKCHTQQIRLMNHEYLKFSNFNAGLQDLVSNDMGEIMLTIEFKPLTKKRLSIEDFDLLKLLGRGSFGKVMQVVKKDTKQIYALKIIRKQHIVSRSEVTHTLAERTVLARINNPFIVPLKFSFQSPEKLYLVLSFINGGELFWHLQREGKFSMDRSRFYIAELLTALESLHELNVIYRDVKPENILLDYQGHIALCDFGLCKLNMSNDDKTNTFCGTPEYLAPELLLNQGYTRSVDWWTLGTLLYEMLTGLPPFYDDDVPSMYKKILQNPLRFPAFLEGTDAQDLLIKLLQKDPSLRLDEASEIKSHPFFKDIDWNKLLNKSYLPPFKPNVENLLDTSNFDPDFTNEKPQDSVVDDFLTESVQKQFGGWTYNGDNVL